A stretch of the Macaca mulatta isolate MMU2019108-1 chromosome 14, T2T-MMU8v2.0, whole genome shotgun sequence genome encodes the following:
- the RASGRP2 gene encoding RAS guanyl-releasing protein 2 isoform X2, with translation MAGTLDLDKGCTVEELLRGCIEAFDDSGKVRDPQLVRMFLMMHPWYIPSSQLAAKLLHIYQQSRKDNSNSLQVKTCHLVRYWISAFPAEFDLNPELAEQIKELKALLDQEGNRRHSSLIDIDSVPTYKWKRQVTQRNPVGQKKRKMSLLFDHLEPMELAEHLTYLEYRSFCKILFQDYHSFVTHGCTVDNPVLERFISLFNSVSQWVQLMILSKPTAPQRALVITHFVHVAEKLLQLQNFNTLMAVVGGLSHSSISRLKETHSHVSPETIKLWEGLTELVTATGNYGNYRRRLAACVGFRFPILGVHLKDLVALQLALPDWLDPARTRLNGAKMKQLFSILEELAMVTSLRPPVQANPDLLSLLTVSLDQYQTEDELYQLSLQREPRSKSSPTSPTSCTPPPRPPVLEEWTSAAKPKLDQALVVEHIEKMVESVFRNFDVDGDGHISQEEFQIIRGNFPYLSAFGDLDQNQDGCISREEMVSYFLRSSSVLGGRMGFVHNFQESNSLRPVACRHCKALILGIYKQGLKCRACGVNCHKQCKDRLSVECRRRAQSVSLEGSAPSPSPTHSHHHRAFSFSLPRPGRRGSRPPEIREEEVQTVEDGVFDIHL, from the exons ATGGCGGGCACTCTGGACCTGGACAAGGGCTGCACGGTGGAGGAGCTGCTCCGCGGGTGCATCGAAGCCTTCG ATGACTCCGGGAAGGTACGGGACCCGCAGCTGGTGCGCATGTTCCTCATGATGCACCCCTGGTACATCCCCTCCTCTCAGCTGGCGGCCAAGCTGCTCCACAT CTACCAACAATCCCGGAAAGACAACTCCAATTCCCTGCAGGTGAAAACGTGCCACCTGGTCAG GTACTGGATCTCTGCCTTCCCGGCGGAGTTTGACTTGAACCCGGAGCTGGCTGAGCAGATCAAGGAGCTGAAGGCTCTGCTAGACCAAGAAGGGAACCGGCGGCACAGCAGCCTCATCGACATAGACAGCGT CCCTACCTACAAGTGGAAGCGGCAGGTGACTCAGCGGAACCCTGTGGGACAGAAAAAGCGCAAGATGTCCTTGTTGTTTGACCACCTGGAGCCCATGGAGCTGGCGGAGCATCTCACCTACTTGGAGTATCGCTCCTTCTGCAAGATCCTG TTTCAGGACTATCACAGTTTTGTGACTCACGGCTGCACTGTGGACAACCCCGTCCTGGAGCGGTTCATCTCCCTCTTCAACAGCGTCTCGCAGTGGGTGCAGCTCATGATCCTCAGCAAACCTACAGCCCCGCAGCGGGCCCTGGTCATCACACACTTTGTCCACGTGGCAGAG AAGCTGCTGCAGCTGCAGAACTTCAACACGCTGATGGCAGTGGTCGGGGGCCTGAGCCACAGCTCCATCTCCCGCCTCAAGGAGACCCACAGCCACGTTAGCCCTGAGACCATCAAG CTCTGGGAGGGTCTCACAGAACTAGTGACGGCGACAGGCAACTATGGCAACTACCGGCGCCGGCTGGCAGCCTGTGTGGGCTTCCGCTTCCCTATCCTGGGTGTGCACCTCAAGGACCTGGTGGCCTTGCAGCTGGCACTGCCTGACTGGCTGGACCCAGCCCGGACCCGGCTCAACGGGGCCAAGATGAAGCAGCTCTTTAGCATCCTGGAGGAGCTGGCCATGGTGACCAGCCTGCGGCCACCAGTACAGGCCAACCCCGACCTGCTGAGCCTGCTCACG GTGTCTCTGGATCAGTATCAGACGGAGGATGAGCTGTACCAACTGTCCCTGCAGCGGGAGCCGCGCTCCAAGTCCTCG CCAACCAGCCCCACGAGTTGCACCCCACCACCTCGGCCCCCGGTGCTGGAGGAGTGGACCTCGGCTGCCAAACCTAAGCTGGATCAGGCCCTCGTGGTGGAGCACATCGAGAAGATGGTGGAG TCTGTGTTCCGGAACTTTGACGTCGATGGGGATGGCCACATCTCACAGGAAGAATTCCAGATCATCCGTGGGAACTTCCCTTACCTCAGCGCCTTTGGGGACCTCGACCAGAACCA GGATGGCTGCATCAGCAGGGAGGAGATGGTGTCCTATTTCCTGCGCTCCAGCTCTGTGCTGGGGGGCCGCATGGGCTTCGTACACAACTTCCAGGAGAGCAACTCCTTGCGCCCGGTCGCCTGCCGCCACTGCAAAGCCCTG ATCCTGGGCATCTACAAGCAGGGCCTCAAATGCCGAG CCTGTGGTGTGAACTGCCACAAGCAGTGCAAGGATCGCCTGTCAGTTGAGTGTCGGCGCAGGGCCCAGAGTGTAAGCCTGGAGGGGTCtgcaccctcaccctcacccacaCACAGCCACCATCACCGCGCCTTCAGCTTCTCCCTGCCCCGCCCTGGCAGGCGAGGCTCCAGGCCTCCAG AGATCCGTGAGGAGGAGGTACAGACCGTGGAGGATGGGGTTTTTGACATCCACTTGTAA
- the RASGRP2 gene encoding RAS guanyl-releasing protein 2 isoform X4, whose translation MAGTLDLDKGCTVEELLRGCIEAFDDSGKVRDPQLVRMFLMMHPWYIPSSQLAAKLLHIYQQSRKDNSNSLQVKTCHLVRYWISAFPAEFDLNPELAEQIKELKALLDQEGNRRHSSLIDIDSVPTYKWKRQVTQRNPVGQKKRKMSLLFDHLEPMELAEHLTYLEYRSFCKILFQDYHSFVTHGCTVDNPVLERFISLFNSVSQWVQLMILSKPTAPQRALVITHFVHVAELLQLQNFNTLMAVVGGLSHSSISRLKETHSHVSPETIKLWEGLTELVTATGNYGNYRRRLAACVGFRFPILGVHLKDLVALQLALPDWLDPARTRLNGAKMKQLFSILEELAMVTSLRPPVQANPDLLSLLTVSLDQYQTEDELYQLSLQREPRSKSSPTSPTSCTPPPRPPVLEEWTSAAKPKLDQALVVEHIEKMVESVFRNFDVDGDGHISQEEFQIIRGNFPYLSAFGDLDQNQDGCISREEMVSYFLRSSSVLGGRMGFVHNFQESNSLRPVACRHCKALILGIYKQGLKCRACGVNCHKQCKDRLSVECRRRAQSVSLEGSAPSPSPTHSHHHRAFSFSLPRPGRRGSRPPEIREEEVQTVEDGVFDIHL comes from the exons ATGGCGGGCACTCTGGACCTGGACAAGGGCTGCACGGTGGAGGAGCTGCTCCGCGGGTGCATCGAAGCCTTCG ATGACTCCGGGAAGGTACGGGACCCGCAGCTGGTGCGCATGTTCCTCATGATGCACCCCTGGTACATCCCCTCCTCTCAGCTGGCGGCCAAGCTGCTCCACAT CTACCAACAATCCCGGAAAGACAACTCCAATTCCCTGCAGGTGAAAACGTGCCACCTGGTCAG GTACTGGATCTCTGCCTTCCCGGCGGAGTTTGACTTGAACCCGGAGCTGGCTGAGCAGATCAAGGAGCTGAAGGCTCTGCTAGACCAAGAAGGGAACCGGCGGCACAGCAGCCTCATCGACATAGACAGCGT CCCTACCTACAAGTGGAAGCGGCAGGTGACTCAGCGGAACCCTGTGGGACAGAAAAAGCGCAAGATGTCCTTGTTGTTTGACCACCTGGAGCCCATGGAGCTGGCGGAGCATCTCACCTACTTGGAGTATCGCTCCTTCTGCAAGATCCTG TTTCAGGACTATCACAGTTTTGTGACTCACGGCTGCACTGTGGACAACCCCGTCCTGGAGCGGTTCATCTCCCTCTTCAACAGCGTCTCGCAGTGGGTGCAGCTCATGATCCTCAGCAAACCTACAGCCCCGCAGCGGGCCCTGGTCATCACACACTTTGTCCACGTGGCAGAG CTGCTGCAGCTGCAGAACTTCAACACGCTGATGGCAGTGGTCGGGGGCCTGAGCCACAGCTCCATCTCCCGCCTCAAGGAGACCCACAGCCACGTTAGCCCTGAGACCATCAAG CTCTGGGAGGGTCTCACAGAACTAGTGACGGCGACAGGCAACTATGGCAACTACCGGCGCCGGCTGGCAGCCTGTGTGGGCTTCCGCTTCCCTATCCTGGGTGTGCACCTCAAGGACCTGGTGGCCTTGCAGCTGGCACTGCCTGACTGGCTGGACCCAGCCCGGACCCGGCTCAACGGGGCCAAGATGAAGCAGCTCTTTAGCATCCTGGAGGAGCTGGCCATGGTGACCAGCCTGCGGCCACCAGTACAGGCCAACCCCGACCTGCTGAGCCTGCTCACG GTGTCTCTGGATCAGTATCAGACGGAGGATGAGCTGTACCAACTGTCCCTGCAGCGGGAGCCGCGCTCCAAGTCCTCG CCAACCAGCCCCACGAGTTGCACCCCACCACCTCGGCCCCCGGTGCTGGAGGAGTGGACCTCGGCTGCCAAACCTAAGCTGGATCAGGCCCTCGTGGTGGAGCACATCGAGAAGATGGTGGAG TCTGTGTTCCGGAACTTTGACGTCGATGGGGATGGCCACATCTCACAGGAAGAATTCCAGATCATCCGTGGGAACTTCCCTTACCTCAGCGCCTTTGGGGACCTCGACCAGAACCA GGATGGCTGCATCAGCAGGGAGGAGATGGTGTCCTATTTCCTGCGCTCCAGCTCTGTGCTGGGGGGCCGCATGGGCTTCGTACACAACTTCCAGGAGAGCAACTCCTTGCGCCCGGTCGCCTGCCGCCACTGCAAAGCCCTG ATCCTGGGCATCTACAAGCAGGGCCTCAAATGCCGAG CCTGTGGTGTGAACTGCCACAAGCAGTGCAAGGATCGCCTGTCAGTTGAGTGTCGGCGCAGGGCCCAGAGTGTAAGCCTGGAGGGGTCtgcaccctcaccctcacccacaCACAGCCACCATCACCGCGCCTTCAGCTTCTCCCTGCCCCGCCCTGGCAGGCGAGGCTCCAGGCCTCCAG AGATCCGTGAGGAGGAGGTACAGACCGTGGAGGATGGGGTTTTTGACATCCACTTGTAA
- the RASGRP2 gene encoding RAS guanyl-releasing protein 2 isoform X1 produces the protein MAGTLDLDKGCTVEELLRGCIEAFDDSGKVRDPQLVRMFLMMHPWYIPSSQLAAKLLHIYQQSRKDNSNSLQVKTCHLVRYWISAFPAEFDLNPELAEQIKELKALLDQEGNRRHSSLIDIDSVPTYKWKRQVTQRNPVGQKKRKMSLLFDHLEPMELAEHLTYLEYRSFCKILFQDYHSFVTHGCTVDNPVLERFISLFNSVSQWVQLMILSKPTAPQRALVITHFVHVAEKLLQLQNFNTLMAVVGGLSHSSISRLKETHSHVSPETIKLWEGLTELVTATGNYGNYRRRLAACVGFRFPILGVHLKDLVALQLALPDWLDPARTRLNGAKMKQLFSILEELAMVTSLRPPVQANPDLLSLLTVSLDQYQTEDELYQLSLQREPRSKSSPTSPTSCTPPPRPPVLEEWTSAAKPKLDQALVVEHIEKMVESVFRNFDVDGDGHISQEEFQIIRGNFPYLSAFGDLDQNQDGCISREEMVSYFLRSSSVLGGRMGFVHNFQESNSLRPVACRHCKALILGIYKQGLKCRACGVNCHKQCKDRLSVECRRRAQSVSLEGSAPSPSPTHSHHHRAFSFSLPRPGRRGSRPPAEIREEEVQTVEDGVFDIHL, from the exons ATGGCGGGCACTCTGGACCTGGACAAGGGCTGCACGGTGGAGGAGCTGCTCCGCGGGTGCATCGAAGCCTTCG ATGACTCCGGGAAGGTACGGGACCCGCAGCTGGTGCGCATGTTCCTCATGATGCACCCCTGGTACATCCCCTCCTCTCAGCTGGCGGCCAAGCTGCTCCACAT CTACCAACAATCCCGGAAAGACAACTCCAATTCCCTGCAGGTGAAAACGTGCCACCTGGTCAG GTACTGGATCTCTGCCTTCCCGGCGGAGTTTGACTTGAACCCGGAGCTGGCTGAGCAGATCAAGGAGCTGAAGGCTCTGCTAGACCAAGAAGGGAACCGGCGGCACAGCAGCCTCATCGACATAGACAGCGT CCCTACCTACAAGTGGAAGCGGCAGGTGACTCAGCGGAACCCTGTGGGACAGAAAAAGCGCAAGATGTCCTTGTTGTTTGACCACCTGGAGCCCATGGAGCTGGCGGAGCATCTCACCTACTTGGAGTATCGCTCCTTCTGCAAGATCCTG TTTCAGGACTATCACAGTTTTGTGACTCACGGCTGCACTGTGGACAACCCCGTCCTGGAGCGGTTCATCTCCCTCTTCAACAGCGTCTCGCAGTGGGTGCAGCTCATGATCCTCAGCAAACCTACAGCCCCGCAGCGGGCCCTGGTCATCACACACTTTGTCCACGTGGCAGAG AAGCTGCTGCAGCTGCAGAACTTCAACACGCTGATGGCAGTGGTCGGGGGCCTGAGCCACAGCTCCATCTCCCGCCTCAAGGAGACCCACAGCCACGTTAGCCCTGAGACCATCAAG CTCTGGGAGGGTCTCACAGAACTAGTGACGGCGACAGGCAACTATGGCAACTACCGGCGCCGGCTGGCAGCCTGTGTGGGCTTCCGCTTCCCTATCCTGGGTGTGCACCTCAAGGACCTGGTGGCCTTGCAGCTGGCACTGCCTGACTGGCTGGACCCAGCCCGGACCCGGCTCAACGGGGCCAAGATGAAGCAGCTCTTTAGCATCCTGGAGGAGCTGGCCATGGTGACCAGCCTGCGGCCACCAGTACAGGCCAACCCCGACCTGCTGAGCCTGCTCACG GTGTCTCTGGATCAGTATCAGACGGAGGATGAGCTGTACCAACTGTCCCTGCAGCGGGAGCCGCGCTCCAAGTCCTCG CCAACCAGCCCCACGAGTTGCACCCCACCACCTCGGCCCCCGGTGCTGGAGGAGTGGACCTCGGCTGCCAAACCTAAGCTGGATCAGGCCCTCGTGGTGGAGCACATCGAGAAGATGGTGGAG TCTGTGTTCCGGAACTTTGACGTCGATGGGGATGGCCACATCTCACAGGAAGAATTCCAGATCATCCGTGGGAACTTCCCTTACCTCAGCGCCTTTGGGGACCTCGACCAGAACCA GGATGGCTGCATCAGCAGGGAGGAGATGGTGTCCTATTTCCTGCGCTCCAGCTCTGTGCTGGGGGGCCGCATGGGCTTCGTACACAACTTCCAGGAGAGCAACTCCTTGCGCCCGGTCGCCTGCCGCCACTGCAAAGCCCTG ATCCTGGGCATCTACAAGCAGGGCCTCAAATGCCGAG CCTGTGGTGTGAACTGCCACAAGCAGTGCAAGGATCGCCTGTCAGTTGAGTGTCGGCGCAGGGCCCAGAGTGTAAGCCTGGAGGGGTCtgcaccctcaccctcacccacaCACAGCCACCATCACCGCGCCTTCAGCTTCTCCCTGCCCCGCCCTGGCAGGCGAGGCTCCAGGCCTCCAG CAGAGATCCGTGAGGAGGAGGTACAGACCGTGGAGGATGGGGTTTTTGACATCCACTTGTAA
- the RASGRP2 gene encoding RAS guanyl-releasing protein 2 isoform X5 yields the protein MAGTLDLDKGCTVEELLRGCIEAFDDSGKVRDPQLVRMFLMMHPWYIPSSQLAAKLLHIYPSPALPRPPPSEPMRSPSAQPRRRMSLAPKYWISAFPAEFDLNPELAEQIKELKALLDQEGNRRHSSLIDIDSVPTYKWKRQVTQRNPVGQKKRKMSLLFDHLEPMELAEHLTYLEYRSFCKILFQDYHSFVTHGCTVDNPVLERFISLFNSVSQWVQLMILSKPTAPQRALVITHFVHVAEKLLQLQNFNTLMAVVGGLSHSSISRLKETHSHVSPETIKLWEGLTELVTATGNYGNYRRRLAACVGFRFPILGVHLKDLVALQLALPDWLDPARTRLNGAKMKQLFSILEELAMVTSLRPPVQANPDLLSLLTVSLDQYQTEDELYQLSLQREPRSKSSPTSPTSCTPPPRPPVLEEWTSAAKPKLDQALVVEHIEKMVESVFRNFDVDGDGHISQEEFQIIRGNFPYLSAFGDLDQNQDGCISREEMVSYFLRSSSVLGGRMGFVHNFQESNSLRPVACRHCKALILGIYKQGLKCRACGVNCHKQCKDRLSVECRRRAQSVSLEGSAPSPSPTHSHHHRAFSFSLPRPGRRGSRPPEIREEEVQTVEDGVFDIHL from the exons ATGGCGGGCACTCTGGACCTGGACAAGGGCTGCACGGTGGAGGAGCTGCTCCGCGGGTGCATCGAAGCCTTCG ATGACTCCGGGAAGGTACGGGACCCGCAGCTGGTGCGCATGTTCCTCATGATGCACCCCTGGTACATCCCCTCCTCTCAGCTGGCGGCCAAGCTGCTCCACATATATCCTTCGCCCGCCTTGCCAAGACCCCCGCCGTCGGAGCCCATGCGCAGCCCCTCTGCCCAGCCCAGGCGCAGAATGAGCCTGGCTCCTAA GTACTGGATCTCTGCCTTCCCGGCGGAGTTTGACTTGAACCCGGAGCTGGCTGAGCAGATCAAGGAGCTGAAGGCTCTGCTAGACCAAGAAGGGAACCGGCGGCACAGCAGCCTCATCGACATAGACAGCGT CCCTACCTACAAGTGGAAGCGGCAGGTGACTCAGCGGAACCCTGTGGGACAGAAAAAGCGCAAGATGTCCTTGTTGTTTGACCACCTGGAGCCCATGGAGCTGGCGGAGCATCTCACCTACTTGGAGTATCGCTCCTTCTGCAAGATCCTG TTTCAGGACTATCACAGTTTTGTGACTCACGGCTGCACTGTGGACAACCCCGTCCTGGAGCGGTTCATCTCCCTCTTCAACAGCGTCTCGCAGTGGGTGCAGCTCATGATCCTCAGCAAACCTACAGCCCCGCAGCGGGCCCTGGTCATCACACACTTTGTCCACGTGGCAGAG AAGCTGCTGCAGCTGCAGAACTTCAACACGCTGATGGCAGTGGTCGGGGGCCTGAGCCACAGCTCCATCTCCCGCCTCAAGGAGACCCACAGCCACGTTAGCCCTGAGACCATCAAG CTCTGGGAGGGTCTCACAGAACTAGTGACGGCGACAGGCAACTATGGCAACTACCGGCGCCGGCTGGCAGCCTGTGTGGGCTTCCGCTTCCCTATCCTGGGTGTGCACCTCAAGGACCTGGTGGCCTTGCAGCTGGCACTGCCTGACTGGCTGGACCCAGCCCGGACCCGGCTCAACGGGGCCAAGATGAAGCAGCTCTTTAGCATCCTGGAGGAGCTGGCCATGGTGACCAGCCTGCGGCCACCAGTACAGGCCAACCCCGACCTGCTGAGCCTGCTCACG GTGTCTCTGGATCAGTATCAGACGGAGGATGAGCTGTACCAACTGTCCCTGCAGCGGGAGCCGCGCTCCAAGTCCTCG CCAACCAGCCCCACGAGTTGCACCCCACCACCTCGGCCCCCGGTGCTGGAGGAGTGGACCTCGGCTGCCAAACCTAAGCTGGATCAGGCCCTCGTGGTGGAGCACATCGAGAAGATGGTGGAG TCTGTGTTCCGGAACTTTGACGTCGATGGGGATGGCCACATCTCACAGGAAGAATTCCAGATCATCCGTGGGAACTTCCCTTACCTCAGCGCCTTTGGGGACCTCGACCAGAACCA GGATGGCTGCATCAGCAGGGAGGAGATGGTGTCCTATTTCCTGCGCTCCAGCTCTGTGCTGGGGGGCCGCATGGGCTTCGTACACAACTTCCAGGAGAGCAACTCCTTGCGCCCGGTCGCCTGCCGCCACTGCAAAGCCCTG ATCCTGGGCATCTACAAGCAGGGCCTCAAATGCCGAG CCTGTGGTGTGAACTGCCACAAGCAGTGCAAGGATCGCCTGTCAGTTGAGTGTCGGCGCAGGGCCCAGAGTGTAAGCCTGGAGGGGTCtgcaccctcaccctcacccacaCACAGCCACCATCACCGCGCCTTCAGCTTCTCCCTGCCCCGCCCTGGCAGGCGAGGCTCCAGGCCTCCAG AGATCCGTGAGGAGGAGGTACAGACCGTGGAGGATGGGGTTTTTGACATCCACTTGTAA
- the RASGRP2 gene encoding RAS guanyl-releasing protein 2 isoform X6: MAGTLDLDKGCTVEELLRGCIEAFDDSGKVRDPQLVRMFLMMHPWYIPSSQLAAKLLHIYPSPALPRPPPSEPMRSPSAQPRRRMSLAPKYWISAFPAEFDLNPELAEQIKELKALLDQEGNRRHSSLIDIDSVPTYKWKRQVTQRNPVGQKKRKMSLLFDHLEPMELAEHLTYLEYRSFCKILFQDYHSFVTHGCTVDNPVLERFISLFNSVSQWVQLMILSKPTAPQRALVITHFVHVAEKLLQLQNFNTLMAVVGGLSHSSISRLKETHSHVSPETIKLWEGLTELVTATGNYGNYRRRLAACVGFRFPILGVHLKDLVALQLALPDWLDPARTRLNGAKMKQLFSILEELAMVTSLRPPVQANPDLLSLLTVSLDQYQTEDELYQLSLQREPRSKSSPTSPTSCTPPPRPPVLEEWTSAAKPKLDQALVVEHIEKMVESVFRNFDVDGDGHISQEEFQIIRGNFPYLSAFGDLDQNQDGCISREEMVSYFLRSSSVLGGRMGFVHNFQESNSLRPVACRHCKALILGIYKQGLKCRACGVNCHKQCKDRLSVECRRRAQSVSLEGSAPSPSPTHSHHHRAFSFSLPRPGRRGSRPPAEIREEEVQTVEDGVFDIHL, from the exons ATGGCGGGCACTCTGGACCTGGACAAGGGCTGCACGGTGGAGGAGCTGCTCCGCGGGTGCATCGAAGCCTTCG ATGACTCCGGGAAGGTACGGGACCCGCAGCTGGTGCGCATGTTCCTCATGATGCACCCCTGGTACATCCCCTCCTCTCAGCTGGCGGCCAAGCTGCTCCACATATATCCTTCGCCCGCCTTGCCAAGACCCCCGCCGTCGGAGCCCATGCGCAGCCCCTCTGCCCAGCCCAGGCGCAGAATGAGCCTGGCTCCTAA GTACTGGATCTCTGCCTTCCCGGCGGAGTTTGACTTGAACCCGGAGCTGGCTGAGCAGATCAAGGAGCTGAAGGCTCTGCTAGACCAAGAAGGGAACCGGCGGCACAGCAGCCTCATCGACATAGACAGCGT CCCTACCTACAAGTGGAAGCGGCAGGTGACTCAGCGGAACCCTGTGGGACAGAAAAAGCGCAAGATGTCCTTGTTGTTTGACCACCTGGAGCCCATGGAGCTGGCGGAGCATCTCACCTACTTGGAGTATCGCTCCTTCTGCAAGATCCTG TTTCAGGACTATCACAGTTTTGTGACTCACGGCTGCACTGTGGACAACCCCGTCCTGGAGCGGTTCATCTCCCTCTTCAACAGCGTCTCGCAGTGGGTGCAGCTCATGATCCTCAGCAAACCTACAGCCCCGCAGCGGGCCCTGGTCATCACACACTTTGTCCACGTGGCAGAG AAGCTGCTGCAGCTGCAGAACTTCAACACGCTGATGGCAGTGGTCGGGGGCCTGAGCCACAGCTCCATCTCCCGCCTCAAGGAGACCCACAGCCACGTTAGCCCTGAGACCATCAAG CTCTGGGAGGGTCTCACAGAACTAGTGACGGCGACAGGCAACTATGGCAACTACCGGCGCCGGCTGGCAGCCTGTGTGGGCTTCCGCTTCCCTATCCTGGGTGTGCACCTCAAGGACCTGGTGGCCTTGCAGCTGGCACTGCCTGACTGGCTGGACCCAGCCCGGACCCGGCTCAACGGGGCCAAGATGAAGCAGCTCTTTAGCATCCTGGAGGAGCTGGCCATGGTGACCAGCCTGCGGCCACCAGTACAGGCCAACCCCGACCTGCTGAGCCTGCTCACG GTGTCTCTGGATCAGTATCAGACGGAGGATGAGCTGTACCAACTGTCCCTGCAGCGGGAGCCGCGCTCCAAGTCCTCG CCAACCAGCCCCACGAGTTGCACCCCACCACCTCGGCCCCCGGTGCTGGAGGAGTGGACCTCGGCTGCCAAACCTAAGCTGGATCAGGCCCTCGTGGTGGAGCACATCGAGAAGATGGTGGAG TCTGTGTTCCGGAACTTTGACGTCGATGGGGATGGCCACATCTCACAGGAAGAATTCCAGATCATCCGTGGGAACTTCCCTTACCTCAGCGCCTTTGGGGACCTCGACCAGAACCA GGATGGCTGCATCAGCAGGGAGGAGATGGTGTCCTATTTCCTGCGCTCCAGCTCTGTGCTGGGGGGCCGCATGGGCTTCGTACACAACTTCCAGGAGAGCAACTCCTTGCGCCCGGTCGCCTGCCGCCACTGCAAAGCCCTG ATCCTGGGCATCTACAAGCAGGGCCTCAAATGCCGAG CCTGTGGTGTGAACTGCCACAAGCAGTGCAAGGATCGCCTGTCAGTTGAGTGTCGGCGCAGGGCCCAGAGTGTAAGCCTGGAGGGGTCtgcaccctcaccctcacccacaCACAGCCACCATCACCGCGCCTTCAGCTTCTCCCTGCCCCGCCCTGGCAGGCGAGGCTCCAGGCCTCCAG CAGAGATCCGTGAGGAGGAGGTACAGACCGTGGAGGATGGGGTTTTTGACATCCACTTGTAA